The following proteins come from a genomic window of Geomonas sp. RF6:
- a CDS encoding ChaN family lipoprotein, which yields MSRKFSILCVLSLLFLFAADSWGHAIITRMSDKQVISLTEFTAAASGSDVILMGESHDNKDHHDLQLEVMRSLFAKNVRLSIGLEMIEAGYQRQLDEWIAGRMTEAAMERIFEMNWSGWELYRDIFLFARDNHIPMVALNVPAQIVKKVAHSGFASLTAEEKKGLPEGTKCDLRNPQMAMLKRMFQSSSNHVGDGKIFNNFCEAQTVRNTGMAIRASSYLSKHPGEKMLILTGIWHAEKHAIPELIERNGRTLSSTVILPESPELNRDNSDVSETDYLVDL from the coding sequence ATGTCCAGAAAGTTCAGCATCTTGTGCGTGTTGTCGCTGCTCTTCCTTTTCGCGGCAGATTCGTGGGGGCATGCAATCATCACCCGCATGAGCGACAAGCAAGTTATCAGTCTCACAGAGTTTACGGCGGCAGCCTCCGGCTCCGACGTCATACTCATGGGGGAGTCGCATGACAACAAGGATCATCACGACCTACAACTCGAGGTGATGCGCTCCCTCTTTGCGAAGAACGTGCGGTTGTCCATCGGGCTGGAAATGATAGAAGCAGGCTATCAGCGGCAGCTAGACGAGTGGATCGCCGGGAGGATGACTGAGGCGGCCATGGAGAGGATCTTTGAAATGAACTGGTCCGGCTGGGAGCTATACCGGGACATCTTCCTTTTCGCGCGGGACAACCACATCCCGATGGTCGCCCTCAACGTGCCAGCACAAATCGTGAAGAAGGTCGCGCACAGTGGTTTTGCTTCGCTCACCGCAGAAGAGAAGAAAGGGCTCCCGGAGGGAACGAAGTGCGACCTGCGCAATCCGCAGATGGCGATGCTGAAAAGGATGTTCCAGTCATCGAGCAATCACGTGGGAGACGGCAAAATCTTCAACAACTTCTGTGAGGCCCAGACCGTACGGAATACGGGGATGGCGATAAGGGCCTCAAGCTATCTGTCGAAGCACCCGGGGGAGAAGATGCTCATACTGACGGGGATATGGCACGCCGAGAAGCATGCCATCCCGGAATTGATTGAGCGCAACGGGAGGACGCTGTCGTCCACGGTGATCCTGCCGGAGAGCCCTGAGCTGAACCGTGATAACTCGGATGTCAGCGAAACAGACTACCTCGTCGATCTCTGA
- a CDS encoding DUF3616 domain-containing protein: MARKGVVVLDFDAALDADGKKLRDGLSGVVQVGSTLWVANDETVTLERLTYKGSDAGGVHHYGDHARFSLGDYLRLPVPAPPDSKDVEEADLEGLDYRDGYLWLIGSHSLKRKKPEEGDSAEKNIKRLAKVSRDGNRCLLARIPLVEENGTYVLKDAAVIGGKKLAAAKLRGDDKESALTAALESDKHLQPFLTVPGKDNGLDFEGLAVAGARVFIGMRGPVLRGWAVILEIEPEEDADDTATLRLRNLGSGHSTYQKHFLQLNGLGIRDLCVRGDDLLILAGPTMDLDGPVTLFRWPGGAQAKSEDSVVFAGSLEVVVDVPYGEGSDKGTDHAEGITCFAAQGVADNSLLVVYDSSATGRKEGENGVAADLFST, translated from the coding sequence GGCGTGGTGCAGGTCGGCAGCACGCTGTGGGTGGCCAACGATGAGACGGTGACCCTTGAGCGTCTCACCTATAAAGGGAGCGATGCCGGGGGCGTCCACCACTACGGCGACCACGCGCGTTTTTCTCTCGGCGACTATCTCCGGCTTCCCGTACCGGCTCCGCCCGACTCGAAAGACGTGGAGGAGGCGGACCTGGAGGGTCTCGACTACCGTGACGGCTACCTGTGGCTGATCGGTTCCCACAGCCTGAAGCGCAAGAAGCCGGAGGAGGGGGACTCGGCGGAGAAGAACATAAAGCGTCTCGCCAAGGTCTCGCGCGACGGCAACCGCTGCCTCCTCGCGCGCATTCCGCTCGTTGAGGAGAACGGTACCTATGTGCTGAAAGACGCAGCAGTGATCGGCGGCAAGAAACTCGCTGCAGCAAAGTTGCGCGGAGACGACAAGGAGAGCGCCCTCACGGCGGCGCTGGAGTCGGACAAGCACCTGCAGCCGTTCCTCACGGTGCCGGGGAAGGATAACGGCCTCGATTTCGAGGGACTCGCCGTGGCAGGTGCGCGCGTTTTCATCGGGATGCGCGGTCCGGTTCTTCGTGGCTGGGCGGTGATCCTCGAGATTGAACCGGAAGAAGATGCCGACGACACCGCCACCCTCAGGCTGCGAAACCTCGGCAGCGGGCACTCCACCTATCAGAAGCACTTTCTGCAACTGAACGGCCTCGGCATCCGCGACCTGTGCGTGCGGGGCGACGACCTGCTGATACTTGCCGGGCCGACGATGGATCTGGACGGACCGGTGACCCTGTTCCGTTGGCCGGGGGGAGCACAGGCCAAAAGCGAAGACAGCGTGGTGTTTGCCGGTAGTCTGGAGGTTGTCGTCGATGTTCCGTACGGTGAAGGGAGCGACAAAGGAACCGATCATGCAGAGGGAATCACCTGCTTCGCCGCGCAGGGTGTTGCCGACAACTCTCTCCTGGTCGTCTACGACTCCAGCGCCACCGGGAGGAAAGAGGGGGAGAACGGCGTGGCGGCGGATCTATTTTCAACCTGA
- a CDS encoding radical SAM/SPASM domain-containing protein — protein MTLQNWNRLADLCNGRIPSSAPVATAPLPPADAEGKAFRPHPSKLFVETTTYCNLQCSMCVKYTPGSDISEGHLSLETFKALEPLFPTAESLVLNGIGEPLLHPRLEEFVTIARASMPAESWIGFQSNGLLLTERRAVALMEAGLDRICISVDSVSPETFRAVREGGELHDVEKAFAVLTSAREKCGRRDFRIGMEFVLMRENMRELPAVLRWAASRGVDFAIVSHLLPYDPAAVDLVAYDRNTPEAVAIFESWMSRAEAEGIDISDYFRIAFQSGRSTEEEKRIIAHVQAMMADARARGIFLNVEMLLKRDGAWFAEVEKTFAAAREVAEELGLEITLPAAAPQDHRNCDFIENGSLFLAWDGKVHPCYFLWHKYACYLTNHKKYVSARSFGEVGEGAALEIWNGLEYRSFRAEVMRHEYPFCANCGLNPCEYLYCEEFEQDCYTNTVPCGDCFWAMGLFNCMR, from the coding sequence ATGACCCTTCAGAATTGGAACCGCCTGGCAGATCTCTGCAACGGCAGAATACCGTCCAGCGCCCCGGTAGCGACAGCACCCCTTCCCCCCGCAGATGCAGAAGGGAAGGCATTCCGCCCGCACCCGAGCAAGCTCTTTGTCGAGACCACCACCTACTGCAACCTCCAGTGCAGCATGTGCGTGAAATACACCCCGGGAAGCGACATCTCCGAGGGGCACCTCTCGCTGGAAACCTTCAAGGCTCTGGAGCCCCTTTTTCCCACCGCAGAGTCCCTAGTGCTGAACGGCATCGGCGAGCCGCTCCTGCACCCGCGGCTGGAGGAATTCGTGACGATCGCGCGGGCTTCCATGCCTGCAGAGTCGTGGATCGGCTTTCAGTCAAACGGCCTTCTCCTGACCGAGCGCAGGGCTGTTGCCCTCATGGAGGCGGGGCTGGATCGGATCTGCATTTCCGTCGACTCCGTCTCCCCCGAGACCTTTCGTGCCGTGCGCGAGGGGGGAGAGTTGCACGATGTGGAAAAAGCGTTCGCCGTTCTCACGAGCGCGAGGGAGAAGTGCGGCAGACGAGACTTCCGCATCGGAATGGAGTTTGTCCTCATGCGGGAGAATATGCGCGAGCTTCCCGCCGTCCTGCGCTGGGCGGCGTCCCGCGGGGTTGATTTCGCCATTGTCTCGCACCTGCTACCGTATGACCCTGCCGCCGTGGACCTTGTTGCGTACGACCGCAACACCCCCGAAGCGGTCGCGATCTTCGAGAGCTGGATGAGCCGGGCCGAAGCGGAAGGGATCGACATCAGCGATTACTTCAGGATCGCCTTCCAGAGCGGCAGGAGCACCGAAGAGGAAAAGAGGATCATCGCTCACGTGCAGGCCATGATGGCCGACGCCCGCGCCCGCGGGATCTTCCTCAACGTGGAGATGCTCCTCAAGCGTGACGGTGCCTGGTTTGCGGAGGTTGAAAAGACTTTTGCAGCGGCGCGGGAGGTAGCCGAGGAACTCGGCCTGGAGATCACGCTGCCGGCCGCCGCGCCGCAAGACCACCGAAACTGCGACTTCATAGAAAACGGCAGCCTCTTTCTCGCCTGGGACGGCAAGGTGCACCCCTGCTACTTCCTGTGGCACAAGTATGCCTGCTACCTCACGAACCATAAGAAATACGTCTCTGCCAGGTCTTTTGGAGAAGTGGGGGAAGGGGCGGCGCTGGAGATCTGGAATGGCCTGGAGTACCGCTCCTTCAGAGCAGAAGTCATGCGCCACGAATACCCCTTCTGCGCAAACTGCGGCCTCAACCCCTGCGAATACCTCTACTGCGAGGAATTCGAACAGGACTGCTATACCAACACCGTTCCCTGCGGCGACTGCTTCTGGGCGATGGGTCTCTTCAACTGCATGCGTTGA